One window of the Marinilactibacillus sp. Marseille-P9653 genome contains the following:
- the hslU gene encoding ATP-dependent protease ATPase subunit HslU codes for MNSKTDLKPREIVEKLDKYIVGQKEAKKAVAVALRNRYRRLKLDDDMQKEITPKNILMIGATGIGKTEIARRLADIVDAPFIKVEATKFTEVGYIGRDVESMVRDLTEAAVQLVREEQRRNVRGKAENKAIDRVAKALVPGIKQEKKKQDPNPLAGMFQSMGVDPSQLYADQTEETETITAEISTKRDELTRQIKKGLLDSREVEIKVDEKKAASNPMSAPLEQMGIDLSDTLGQLKPTKKVKRSVTVKEAVEIFTEEEADKLINQEDIHAEAVHLTENAGIIFIDEIDKITSKGQNNSGQVSREGVQRDILPIVEGSSVKTKFGTVNTDHILFIGSGAFHVSKPSDLIPELQGRFPIRVELNDLTKDDFVKILTEPHNALIKQYQALLDTENINVIFTMESIERIAEIAYEVNESTDNIGARRLHTILERLLEELLFEAPDMQMGEVKITQKYVDDKIGHIVEDKDLSRYIL; via the coding sequence ATGAATTCTAAAACGGACTTGAAACCTAGAGAAATCGTAGAAAAATTGGATAAGTATATCGTTGGACAAAAAGAAGCTAAAAAAGCTGTTGCTGTCGCTTTGCGTAATCGTTACCGTAGATTGAAACTGGATGACGATATGCAAAAAGAGATCACACCTAAAAATATCTTGATGATTGGGGCAACGGGTATTGGTAAAACGGAAATTGCCCGTCGTCTTGCAGATATTGTTGATGCACCTTTTATCAAAGTAGAAGCCACTAAATTCACAGAGGTTGGATATATTGGTCGTGATGTAGAATCTATGGTCAGAGATCTTACAGAAGCAGCCGTACAACTTGTTCGTGAAGAGCAACGAAGAAATGTTCGTGGGAAAGCAGAAAATAAAGCGATTGACCGTGTAGCCAAGGCGCTTGTACCAGGGATTAAACAAGAGAAGAAGAAACAAGATCCTAATCCTTTGGCAGGTATGTTTCAAAGCATGGGCGTAGACCCAAGCCAACTATATGCTGATCAAACTGAAGAAACAGAGACCATAACAGCTGAAATCTCGACTAAACGAGACGAATTGACCAGGCAAATCAAAAAAGGTCTATTAGATAGTAGAGAAGTAGAAATCAAAGTGGATGAAAAGAAAGCTGCATCTAATCCTATGAGTGCTCCTTTAGAACAGATGGGGATTGACCTTTCGGATACATTAGGTCAGTTAAAACCAACGAAAAAAGTTAAAAGAAGTGTAACCGTAAAAGAAGCTGTAGAAATTTTTACTGAAGAAGAAGCGGACAAGCTCATTAACCAAGAAGACATCCACGCAGAAGCCGTTCACTTAACTGAGAATGCAGGAATCATCTTTATAGATGAAATTGATAAGATTACATCAAAAGGTCAAAATAACAGCGGACAAGTTTCAAGAGAAGGTGTCCAAAGAGATATTTTACCGATTGTTGAAGGCTCTAGCGTGAAAACAAAATTTGGTACAGTGAATACGGATCATATCTTATTTATCGGTTCAGGCGCTTTCCACGTTTCAAAACCAAGTGATCTGATACCCGAATTACAAGGACGCTTCCCGATTCGCGTTGAATTAAATGATCTTACAAAAGACGATTTCGTTAAGATTCTTACAGAGCCACATAATGCTTTGATTAAACAATATCAGGCTTTATTAGATACCGAAAACATCAATGTAATCTTTACAATGGAGTCTATCGAAAGAATCGCTGAAATTGCTTATGAAGTGAATGAATCAACGGATAATATCGGAGCTAGAAGATTGCACACCATTCTTGAGAGACTACTAGAAGAATTGTTGTTTGAAGCTCCTGATATGCAAATGGGCGAAGTGAAAATCACTCAAAAATATGTGGATGATAAGATTGGACATATCGTTGAGGATAAAGATTTAAGTCGCTACATTTTATGA
- the hslV gene encoding ATP-dependent protease subunit HslV, with protein sequence MVEFHATTILAIQHNGESAMAGDGQVTMGEQVVMKGTARKVRKIYNGEVLVGFAGSVADAFTLEEKFEGYLNQYNGHLMRAAVELAQEWRTDKMMKNLEALLIVMNKDEMLLISGNGEVIQPDDGILGIGSGGNFALSAARALKQYGGPLSAKEIAENSLNVAADICVFTNHNIISEKL encoded by the coding sequence ATGGTTGAATTTCATGCAACAACGATATTAGCAATACAGCATAACGGAGAATCCGCTATGGCTGGAGACGGACAGGTCACAATGGGTGAACAAGTCGTTATGAAAGGAACTGCGCGTAAAGTTCGTAAGATCTATAACGGAGAAGTTCTTGTCGGATTTGCTGGTAGTGTAGCAGATGCATTTACACTCGAAGAAAAATTCGAAGGTTATTTGAATCAATATAACGGACATTTGATGCGCGCTGCAGTGGAGCTTGCACAAGAATGGCGTACAGATAAAATGATGAAAAACCTTGAAGCGTTATTAATTGTTATGAATAAAGACGAAATGTTGCTGATTTCTGGTAACGGAGAAGTGATCCAACCAGATGATGGTATCCTTGGAATAGGATCAGGAGGAAACTTTGCATTGTCTGCAGCAAGAGCCTTGAAACAATACGGAGGACCGCTATCGGCTAAAGAAATCGCTGAAAATAGTTTAAATGTTGCGGCAGATATCTGTGTCTTTACAAACCATAATATTATTTCAGAGAAATTGTGA
- the xerC gene encoding tyrosine recombinase XerC codes for MERNLVTLFMNYLIHERHYSDLTKKAYLEDIEAFSSFLKESGNDDLLAVTLPDARVYLGYLNDREYSRTSISRKISSLRAFYQFLLNNELASDNPFSYLNMKKRGLRLPTFFYSQEMEKLFEAAVGTKPLDYRNIAILEVLYGTGIRVSECTGLKMEDVDFDMGVMLVKGKGNKERYVPFGHYASIALQEYIEVTRNVIMAKYAKDHDYLFINHHGDQITQAGVQYTLNQILKKSTLTSNISPHMLRHTFATHLLDNGADMRTVQELLGHKSLSSTQIYAHVTKEHLQSDYRKYHPRA; via the coding sequence GTGGAGCGAAATTTAGTTACTTTGTTTATGAACTATCTGATTCATGAGCGTCACTATTCAGATTTGACAAAAAAAGCCTATCTTGAAGATATAGAAGCCTTTTCTTCTTTTTTGAAAGAGAGTGGAAATGATGATTTACTGGCAGTTACATTACCAGATGCTAGAGTTTATCTTGGCTACTTGAATGATCGCGAATATTCTAGAACATCTATTTCCAGGAAAATTTCTAGTTTAAGAGCGTTCTATCAATTTCTGCTTAACAATGAGCTAGCTTCGGATAATCCCTTCTCTTATTTGAATATGAAGAAAAGAGGGTTAAGATTACCCACCTTTTTCTATAGTCAAGAGATGGAAAAGTTATTTGAAGCAGCTGTAGGAACGAAACCTCTGGATTACCGAAATATTGCGATACTAGAAGTTTTATATGGTACGGGGATTCGTGTCAGCGAGTGTACTGGGTTGAAAATGGAAGATGTGGATTTTGACATGGGTGTTATGCTAGTCAAAGGAAAAGGGAACAAAGAGCGATATGTGCCTTTTGGCCATTATGCGTCCATTGCCCTTCAGGAATACATTGAAGTGACCCGAAACGTCATCATGGCAAAGTATGCTAAAGATCATGACTACTTGTTTATCAATCATCATGGCGATCAAATTACTCAAGCAGGTGTACAATACACACTGAATCAGATTCTTAAAAAGAGTACGTTAACTTCTAATATTTCACCACACATGTTGAGACATACTTTTGCCACGCATCTCTTGGATAATGGTGCAGATATGAGGACCGTACAGGAGTTACTTGGCCATAAAAGTTTATCATCTACTCAAATTTATGCACATGTTACAAAAGAACATCTGCAGTCGGACTACCGAAAGTACCATCCTAGAGCTTAA